One Pyrus communis chromosome 4, drPyrComm1.1, whole genome shotgun sequence genomic region harbors:
- the LOC137730905 gene encoding probable voltage-gated potassium channel subunit beta, whose product MVLNNMQYNNLGRSGLKVSQLSYGAWVSFGNQLDVKEAKSLLQTCRDHGVNFFDNAEVYASGRAEEIMGQAIRELGWKRSDVVLSTKIFWGGPGPNDKGLSRKHIVEGTKASLKRMDTDYVDLIYCHRPDSTTPIEETVRAMNYVIDKGWAFYWGTSEWSAQQITEAWGIAERLDLVGPIVEQPEYNLLSRHKVESEFLPLYTNYGLGLTTWSPLASGVLTGKYNKGNIPPDSRFALDNYKNLASRSLVDDVLKKVNGLKPIADELGVPLAQLAIAWCAANPNVSSVITGATKESQVQENMKAIDVIPLLTPAVMEKIEAVVQSKPKRPESFR is encoded by the exons ATGGTGTTGAATAATATGCAGTACAACAACCTGGGCCGGTCCGGCCTCAAAGTGAGCCAGCTCTCCTACGGCGCCTGGGTCAGCTTCGGCAACCAGCTCGACGTCAAGGAGGCCAAGTCCCTCCTCCAGACGTGCCGCGACCACGGCGTCAACTTCTTCGACAACGCCGAGGTCTACGCCTCCGGCCGCGCCGAGGAGATCATGGGCCAGGCCATCCGCGAGCTCGGCTGGAAGCGCTCCGACGTCGTCCTCTCCACCAAGATCTTCTGGGGCGGCCCCGGACCCAATGACAAGGGCCTCTCCCGGAAGCACATCGTGGAGGGCACCAAGGCGTCGCTCAAGCGGATGGACACGGACTACGTGGATCTCATCTACTGCCACCGTCCCGACTCCACGACGCCGATCGAGGAGACGGTGAGGGCGATGAACTATGTGATCGATAAGGGGTGGGCCTTTTATTGGGGGACCAGTGAGTGGTCGGCGCAGCAGATCACGGAGGCTTGGGGGATCGCCGAGAGGTTGGATTTGGTGGGGCCCATTGTTGAGCAGCCTGAGTATAATTTGCTCTCCAGGCACAAG GTTGAGTCTGAGTTCCTCCCACTGTATACCAACTATGGCCTGGGACTTACCACTTGGAGTCCACTTGCTTCTGGTGTTCTCACTGGAAAATATAACAAGGGAAATATACCTCCTGATAGTCGATTTGCTTTGGACAATTACAAA AATCTTGCTAGTCGATCACTGGTTGATGACGTGCTGAAAAAAGTTAATGGTCTTAAGCCAATTGCAGATGAATTAGGTGTACCATTAGCTCAACTAGCAATTGCGTGGTGTGCTGCTAATCCGAATGTCTCATCAGTTATTACTGGTGCTACAAAGGAGTCACAG GTCCAAGAGAACATGAAAGCCATTGATGTAATCCCTCTATTAACTCCTGCTGTAATGGAAAAGATTGAGGCTGTTGTTCAAAGCAAGCCAAAGCGTCCAGAATCCTTTAGGTAG